In a single window of the Thunnus albacares chromosome 1, fThuAlb1.1, whole genome shotgun sequence genome:
- the LOC122985053 gene encoding leucine-rich repeat-containing protein 4C-like produces MLNTMISSLQRQTMRGRRLKGALSNPLFVLLLALQILVVAGLVRAQTCPSVCSCSNQFSKVICTRRSLRDVPDGISTNTRYLNLQDNLIQVIKVDSFKHLRHLEILQLSKNHIRSIEIGAFNGLASLNTLELFDNRLTTIPNGAFEYLSKLKELWLRNNPIESIPSYAFNRVPSLRRLDLGELKRLSYISDGAFKDLSNLRYLNLGMCNLKEIPNILPLVRLEELEMSGNQLSVIKPSSFTGLVNLQKLWMMHAQIQTIERNSFDDLQSLVELNLAHNNLTFLPHDLFTPLHRLERVHLHHNPWNCNCDILWLSWWLKETVPANTSCCARCHSPTVFKGRYIGELDHSYFQCDVPVIVEPPSDLNVTEGMGAELKCRTSSLTSISWLTPNGSLVTHGAYKVRLSVLNDGTLNFTSVTMQDTGTYTCMVSNTAGNISASAVLNVTSVENSGVTYFTTVTVETTDTFGDDIQTPLPPFGWVSSSTTKGTPVSTRTTERTYTIPVLDVEGEGALNGLDEVMKTTKIIIGCFVAITLMAAVLLVIFYKMRKQHNQQDPDGPASSMEVITVEEELAGVAAMERHLSLPPLEHYNHYNTYKSTYHHPPMLSTIHSSATQEPLLIQACSKDNVQETQI; encoded by the coding sequence ATGCTGAACACAATGATCTCCTCCCTCCAGCGCCAGACAATGAGAGGTCGTAGGCTGAAGGGGGCGCTGTCCAACCCCCTCTTTGTACTACTTTTGGCCCTTCAGATCCTGGTGGTGGCTGGGCTGGTTCGTGCACAGACTTGTCCTTCTGTCTGCTCATGCAGTAACCAGTTCAGCAAAGTCATATGCACCCGTCGCAGCCTACGGGACGTCCCAGATGGCATTTCCACCAACACTCGGTACCTAAACCTCCAGGACAACCTCATCCAGGTCATCAAGGTGGACAGTTTCAAACATCTGCGCCATCTGGAGATCCTGCAACTGAGCAAGAATCATATCCGCAGCATTGAAATAGGCGCCTTCAATGGGCTTGCCAGTCTCAACACCTTGGAGCTCTTTGATAATCGGCTCACAACAATCCCCAATGGAGCATTTGAGTACTTGTCCAAGCTGAAGGAATTGTGGCTTCGGAACAACCCCATCGAAAGTATACCATCTTATGCCTTCAACCGGGTCCCCTCGCTTCGAAGGCTGGATCTAGGTGAGCTCAAACGTCTCTCCTACATATCTGACGGAGCTTTCAAGGACTTGAGCAATCTGCGTTACCTGAATCTGGGAATGTGCAACCTCAAGGAGATCCCCAACATCTTACCTTTGGTTAGACTTGAAGAGCTAGAGATGTCAGGAAACCAGCTGTCTGTTATCAAGCCTAGCTCATTTACAGGATTAGTCAATCTCCAGAAGCTGTGGATGATGCATGCCCAGATCCAAACTATTGAGAGGAATTCCTTTGATGACCTGCAGTCACTGGTGGAGCTCAACCTGGCTCACAACAACCTTACCTTTCTACCACATGACCTCTTCACACCATTGCATCGCTTGGAACGGGTCCACCTCCATCACAACCCCTGGAACTGCAACTGTGATATCTTGTGGCTCAGCTGGTGGCTGAAGGAGACAGTACCTGCCAACACCAGCTGCTGTGCTCGTTGCCATAGTCCCACAGTCTTTAAAGGTCGCTACATTGGGGAATTGGACCACAGCTATTTCCAGTGTGATGTTCCTGTTATCGTGGAGCCACCCAGTGACTTGAATGTGACAGAAGGCATGGGTGCTGAGCTTAAATGTCGTACAAGCTCCTTGACATCCATCAGCTGGCTTACACCAAATGGCTCGTTGGTGACACACGGGGCTTATAAGGTGCGCTTGTCTGTACTCAATGATGGGACACTCAACTTTACTAGCGTCACAATGCAGGACACTGGGACTTACACCTGTATGGTTAGCAACACAGCAGGCAACATTTCTGCTTCTGCTGTGCTTAATGTCACTTCTGTGGAAAACAGCGGGGTGACCTATTTTACCACAGTCACCGTGGAGACCACTGACACCTTCGGGGATGATATCCAAACGCCACTGCCCCCATTTGGCTGGGTGTCATCCTCAACAACAAAAGGTACTCCTGTTTCAACACGGACCACAGAGCGGACTTATACCATTCCAGTTCTTGATGTGGAGGGAGAGGGCGCCCTCAATGGCCTGGATGAGGTGATGAAAACCACCAAGATTATCATCGGCTGCTTTGTGGCCATCACGCTTATGGCTGCTGTTCTGCTGGTTATTTTCTACAAGATGAGAAAGCAGCATAACCAGCAGGATCCTGATGGCCCTGCCTCCTCCATGGAGGTCATCACTGTTGAAGAAGAGCTTGCAGGTGTCGCTGCCATGGAGAGACACCTATCGCTGCCCCCACTGGAGCACTACAACCACTACAACACCTACAAGAGCACTTATCATCACCCTCCAATGCTCAGTACCATACACAGCTCAGCCACACAGGAACCTTTACTGATTCAAGCCTGCTCAAAAGACAATGTACAAGAGACCCAAATCTGA